The proteins below are encoded in one region of Mycobacterium botniense:
- a CDS encoding ATP-dependent DNA helicase — protein sequence MVPPTARETSPDVSVPRLLATAVAALGGDERRGQLQMAVAVADAFDTGEHLVVQAGTGTGKSLAYLVPAIARAVCHDTPVLVSTATLALQRQLVDRDLPQLIDSLADALPRRPRFMLLKGRRNYLCLNKIHGGAASGEPKDDPDQKELFEPATDLGRDVQRLTAWASTTESGDRDELRPGVPDRSWIQVSVSARECVGALRCPFGSRCFAERARARAAQADIVVTNHALLAIDALSESAVLPDHQLLVIDEAHELVDRVTAAAAAELTPAILGAAPRRIARLVGPELTQRLEAASAAFIAAIGDADPGRIDVLDDQLATCLATLRDAAGAARSAIDASPADIAAAAARAEAVAVLTEIADTTSRILTSFAPAIPDRSDVVWLDHEDTSGLAHPRLRVAPLSVAGLLRTRVFARSTTVLTSATLTVGGSFDAMATAWGLTGGPGDDAVDCRWRGLDVGSPFQHAKAGILYIAAHLPPPERDGTGSAVQLAEIADLITAAGGRTLGLFSSMRAARYAAEALRERLPTPVLCQGDDSTAALLERFAADPATSLFGTLSLWQGVDVPGPSLSLVIIDRIPFPRPDDPLLSARQRAVSAHGGNGFMTVAASHAALLLAQGAGRLLRGVKDRGVVAVLDSRMATARYGGYLRASLPPFWPTTDAVRVRDALVRLRTMTTDPRT from the coding sequence ATGGTCCCACCGACGGCGCGAGAAACCAGCCCAGATGTGTCCGTGCCGCGGCTCTTGGCGACCGCGGTGGCCGCGCTGGGCGGCGACGAACGTCGCGGCCAGTTGCAGATGGCCGTCGCGGTCGCCGACGCCTTCGACACCGGCGAGCACCTGGTGGTGCAGGCCGGTACCGGCACCGGCAAGTCGCTGGCCTACCTGGTTCCTGCGATTGCCCGCGCAGTCTGCCACGACACACCGGTGCTGGTGTCGACGGCGACGCTGGCGTTGCAGCGCCAACTCGTTGACCGCGATCTGCCCCAGCTCATCGATTCGCTCGCCGATGCGCTGCCCCGCCGGCCGCGGTTCATGCTGCTTAAGGGACGACGGAACTACTTGTGCCTGAACAAAATCCACGGTGGTGCAGCGAGCGGGGAGCCCAAGGACGATCCGGACCAGAAGGAACTCTTCGAGCCGGCCACGGATTTGGGTCGCGACGTGCAACGGCTTACCGCGTGGGCATCGACGACCGAATCCGGTGACCGCGACGAGCTACGGCCGGGTGTGCCGGATCGGTCGTGGATCCAGGTCAGCGTCTCGGCGCGGGAATGTGTTGGCGCGCTTCGCTGCCCGTTCGGCAGCAGGTGCTTCGCTGAACGGGCCCGCGCCCGGGCCGCTCAGGCCGATATCGTCGTCACCAACCACGCGCTGTTGGCCATCGACGCACTGTCGGAGTCCGCGGTGCTGCCCGATCACCAGCTGCTGGTGATCGACGAAGCACACGAGCTGGTGGATCGGGTCACGGCGGCGGCGGCTGCGGAGCTGACCCCGGCCATCCTCGGCGCGGCGCCGCGCCGGATCGCCAGGCTGGTCGGACCGGAGTTGACGCAACGGCTGGAGGCGGCGTCGGCCGCTTTCATCGCAGCGATCGGCGATGCGGATCCCGGGCGCATCGACGTCCTCGACGACCAGCTGGCCACCTGCCTGGCCACACTGCGCGACGCGGCCGGCGCGGCACGATCGGCCATCGACGCGTCGCCCGCCGACATCGCCGCCGCGGCTGCTCGCGCTGAAGCAGTTGCCGTCCTGACCGAGATCGCCGACACGACCTCGCGGATCCTGACGTCTTTTGCCCCGGCGATCCCCGATCGCAGCGATGTGGTCTGGCTGGACCACGAGGACACCTCTGGTTTGGCCCACCCGAGGCTGCGGGTGGCACCGTTGTCGGTCGCCGGATTGCTGCGGACCCGGGTGTTCGCTCGCTCGACGACGGTGTTGACGTCGGCGACCTTGACGGTCGGCGGATCCTTCGACGCGATGGCCACAGCGTGGGGGCTGACCGGCGGGCCCGGCGACGACGCTGTCGACTGCCGGTGGCGTGGGCTCGATGTCGGTTCCCCGTTTCAGCATGCCAAAGCGGGAATTCTCTACATCGCCGCTCATCTGCCGCCACCGGAGCGCGACGGCACCGGCTCCGCCGTCCAGCTGGCCGAAATCGCCGATCTCATCACCGCCGCCGGTGGGCGCACACTGGGGTTGTTCTCGTCGATGCGGGCAGCGCGTTACGCCGCCGAGGCCCTGCGCGAACGGCTGCCTACGCCGGTGTTGTGTCAAGGCGACGACAGCACCGCCGCACTTCTCGAGCGGTTCGCCGCCGATCCGGCGACCTCGCTGTTCGGCACGTTGTCGCTCTGGCAGGGCGTGGATGTGCCGGGCCCGTCGCTGTCACTGGTCATCATCGACCGCATCCCCTTCCCGCGACCCGATGATCCGCTGCTCAGCGCCCGCCAGCGCGCGGTGTCCGCCCACGGCGGCAACGGGTTCATGACGGTGGCCGCCAGCCACGCCGCGCTG
- a CDS encoding nicotinate phosphoribosyltransferase, whose product MTDWPCTGLLTDKYELTMLAAALRDGTANRRTTFELFARRLPEGRRYGVVAGTGRFLEVLPEFRFDDTACELLAGFLDPRTVEYLRDFRFRGDIDGYREGELYFPGSPVLSVRGSFAECIVLETLVLSIFNHDSAIASAAARMVSAAQGRPLIEMGSRRTHELAAVAAARAAYIAGFAASSNLEAQRRYGVPAEGTAAHAFTLLHTRTDGPDELAAFRAQVEALGTQTTLLIDTYDVRSGVANAVTAAGSTLGAVRIDSGELGVLARQAREQLDRLGATRTRIVVSGDLDEFTIAALRAEPVDSYGVGTALVTGSGAPTANMVYKLVEVDGIPVQKRSTHKESLGGRKEALRRARPSGTITEEVVHPAGRPPEAAGDCRVLTTPLVRAGQPVVDVDLAAARELVASGLRSLPWEGLKLSHGDPAIPTLQIPA is encoded by the coding sequence GTGACCGACTGGCCATGCACTGGGCTGCTGACCGACAAGTACGAGCTGACCATGCTGGCGGCGGCGCTGCGCGACGGCACCGCGAACCGGCGGACCACCTTCGAGCTGTTCGCCCGCCGACTCCCCGAAGGACGCCGTTACGGTGTTGTCGCAGGGACCGGTCGCTTCCTGGAAGTGTTGCCAGAGTTCAGGTTCGACGACACCGCATGCGAGCTGCTGGCGGGTTTCCTCGATCCGCGCACAGTGGAGTATTTGCGTGACTTTCGCTTCCGGGGTGATATCGACGGCTACCGTGAGGGGGAACTGTACTTTCCCGGCTCCCCGGTGCTTTCGGTCCGCGGAAGCTTCGCCGAATGCATTGTGCTGGAAACCCTCGTGCTCTCGATCTTCAATCATGACAGCGCGATTGCGTCAGCGGCTGCTCGCATGGTTAGCGCTGCCCAGGGCCGCCCTTTGATCGAGATGGGCTCGCGTCGAACCCACGAGCTGGCCGCGGTCGCCGCAGCGCGCGCGGCCTACATCGCCGGTTTCGCCGCGTCCTCAAACTTGGAGGCTCAGCGTCGCTATGGCGTGCCTGCGGAGGGGACAGCCGCCCACGCGTTCACGCTGCTGCATACCCGCACCGACGGGCCCGACGAGCTGGCCGCGTTCCGCGCCCAAGTTGAGGCACTCGGCACCCAAACGACGCTGCTTATCGACACCTATGACGTCAGAAGCGGTGTGGCCAACGCTGTGACGGCCGCCGGTAGCACACTCGGCGCGGTGCGCATCGACTCCGGCGAGCTGGGAGTGTTAGCCCGTCAAGCGCGCGAACAGCTCGACCGGCTCGGGGCCACCCGGACCCGCATCGTGGTATCCGGTGATCTCGACGAATTCACGATCGCCGCGCTGCGTGCTGAACCGGTGGACAGCTACGGCGTCGGCACGGCGCTGGTCACCGGATCAGGCGCGCCGACCGCGAACATGGTCTACAAGCTGGTCGAGGTGGACGGTATACCGGTGCAGAAACGCAGCACCCACAAAGAATCCCTCGGCGGGCGCAAAGAGGCGTTGCGGCGGGCACGTCCGAGCGGCACCATCACCGAGGAAGTCGTGCATCCGGCGGGCCGGCCGCCTGAGGCCGCCGGCGATTGCCGGGTGTTGACGACGCCGCTGGTGCGCGCCGGGCAGCCGGTAGTCGACGTGGACTTGGCCGCCGCACGCGAGTTGGTGGCGTCGGGCCTGCGCAGCCTGCCGTGGGAGGGTCTCAAATTGTCGCACGGCGACCCGGCGATCCCGACGCTGCAGATCCCCGCCTGA
- the clpS gene encoding ATP-dependent Clp protease adapter ClpS yields MVASAPTKPGTTGQRHVDPADVTAGPWVTIVWDDPINLMSYVTYVFQKLFGYSEQHATKLMLQVHNEGKAVVSSGSREAMEIDVSRLHAAGLWATMQQDR; encoded by the coding sequence ATGGTTGCATCAGCTCCCACCAAGCCGGGAACCACCGGGCAACGTCACGTCGATCCGGCCGACGTCACAGCCGGCCCGTGGGTCACCATCGTTTGGGACGACCCGATCAACCTGATGAGCTATGTGACATACGTTTTTCAGAAGCTGTTCGGCTACAGTGAGCAGCACGCCACCAAGCTGATGCTGCAGGTGCACAACGAAGGTAAAGCGGTGGTGTCGTCGGGCAGCCGCGAGGCCATGGAAATCGATGTATCCAGGCTGCATGCCGCCGGTTTGTGGGCGACCATGCAGCAGGACCGATAA
- the aosR gene encoding oxidative stress transcriptional regulator AosR — protein sequence MRKWKRVETAGGPRFRSALAPHEAALLKNLVGSLIGMLNERESSAPPDELEQITGMRTGHTRPPDEPTLRRLLPDFYKPDQVGADTAENLNAALRSLHEPEIIDAKRGAAQQLLDTVPDGGGRLELDEDGARAWIAAVNDIRLALGTMLAIGPDGPERLPVGHPLAAHLDVYQWLTFLQEYLVLALMGKPTR from the coding sequence GTGCGCAAATGGAAACGGGTTGAGACCGCTGGCGGTCCCCGTTTTCGGTCCGCTCTCGCTCCGCATGAGGCGGCATTGCTCAAGAACCTGGTCGGCTCGCTGATCGGCATGCTGAATGAGCGCGAATCTTCCGCGCCGCCAGATGAACTCGAGCAGATCACTGGGATGAGGACCGGTCACACCCGGCCTCCGGACGAGCCGACGCTGCGGCGCTTGTTGCCGGATTTTTACAAGCCCGACCAGGTCGGGGCGGACACCGCCGAAAACCTGAACGCCGCTCTGCGGAGTCTGCATGAGCCGGAGATCATTGACGCTAAACGTGGTGCCGCGCAACAGCTGCTGGACACCGTCCCGGATGGGGGCGGTCGGCTAGAGCTGGACGAGGACGGGGCGAGAGCGTGGATTGCGGCGGTCAATGACATCCGGCTGGCGCTGGGCACCATGCTTGCGATCGGCCCGGACGGACCCGAGCGGCTGCCTGTCGGCCACCCGCTGGCGGCGCATCTCGACGTCTACCAGTGGCTGACCTTTCTGCAGGAGTACCTGGTGCTGGCGCTGATGGGGAAACCCACCCGATGA